One Thermodesulfobacteriota bacterium DNA segment encodes these proteins:
- a CDS encoding thioredoxin domain-containing protein encodes MTELNRLANEKSPYLLQHAGNPVDWYPWGDEAFEKAAREDKPILLSIGYSTCHWCHVMEHESFEDPEVARLMNEAFVSIKVDREERPDIDAIYMTVCQILSKGGCGWPLNIVMTPDRKPFFAATYIPREARFGRAGMVDLVPKIKEIWDTQRDEVVRSAESITAAMRKAADAPAAAGGAPGMSALKTGYNQLLGRFDEINGGFGTAPKFPTPHNLVFLLRYWKRTGDEEALRMVEKTLAEMRLGGIYDHVGFGFHRYSTDAEWLLPHFEKMLYDQALLVMAYTEAYQATGKEGYKKTAEEIITYVLRDMTSSEGGFYSAEDADSEGVEGKFYVWTTEELEAVLGKEDGGLIARLYNARPGGNYSEEASGESSGGNILYLRAPLEELATSFGEDAGAVLERVESARQKLFEARERRIHPYKDDKILTDWNGLMIAALSKAASAFGEPPYADAAKKAADFILTAMRGEDGRLLHRYRTDEAGIAAHADDYAFLIWGLLELYEAAFDAEYLRTAIALQEDMNEHYLDTERGGYYFTANDAEEMIIRHKEVYDGAVPSANSAALLNLLRIGRITGDSSYEETAGNLGKAFSAAVEQAPSAYTQLLSGLDFGVGPSYEVVISGERGREDTERMLEALRGLYAPNKVVLLREPGPGIRDIAPFTKEQDMIDGKAAAYVCMNYECELPVTEPEKIRGLLSK; translated from the coding sequence ATGACAGAGCTCAACAGACTTGCAAACGAAAAGAGTCCCTACCTGCTGCAGCATGCCGGAAACCCCGTGGACTGGTATCCGTGGGGAGATGAGGCGTTCGAGAAGGCGGCCAGGGAAGACAAACCGATACTGCTTTCTATCGGGTATTCGACGTGCCACTGGTGCCACGTGATGGAGCACGAGTCGTTCGAGGACCCGGAGGTCGCGCGGCTGATGAACGAGGCGTTCGTGTCCATAAAGGTCGATCGCGAGGAGAGGCCCGACATAGACGCCATATACATGACGGTGTGCCAGATCCTTTCGAAGGGCGGGTGCGGATGGCCCTTGAATATCGTGATGACGCCCGACAGGAAGCCCTTTTTCGCGGCCACGTATATCCCGAGGGAGGCCCGGTTCGGAAGGGCGGGCATGGTGGACCTCGTGCCGAAGATAAAAGAGATATGGGACACGCAGAGGGACGAGGTGGTAAGGTCGGCGGAGAGCATAACGGCGGCCATGAGAAAGGCGGCCGACGCGCCGGCCGCTGCCGGGGGAGCCCCGGGGATGAGCGCGCTCAAGACGGGCTATAATCAGCTCCTCGGGAGATTCGACGAGATAAACGGCGGGTTCGGCACGGCGCCGAAGTTCCCGACGCCGCACAACCTCGTGTTCCTTTTGAGGTACTGGAAACGGACGGGGGACGAAGAGGCGCTCCGGATGGTGGAGAAGACGCTCGCCGAAATGCGGCTCGGCGGTATATACGACCACGTCGGGTTCGGGTTTCACAGGTATTCGACGGACGCCGAGTGGCTCCTGCCGCACTTCGAGAAGATGCTCTACGACCAGGCGCTACTGGTCATGGCGTATACCGAGGCGTACCAGGCGACGGGGAAGGAAGGCTACAAGAAAACAGCGGAGGAAATAATCACTTATGTCCTCAGGGACATGACTTCGTCCGAGGGCGGATTTTATTCGGCGGAGGACGCGGACAGCGAAGGGGTCGAGGGGAAGTTTTACGTATGGACGACGGAGGAGCTGGAAGCCGTCCTCGGGAAAGAGGACGGCGGGCTCATCGCACGGCTGTACAACGCACGCCCCGGAGGGAACTACAGCGAGGAGGCGTCGGGCGAGAGCTCGGGCGGGAACATATTGTATTTGAGGGCCCCGCTCGAAGAGCTGGCGACGTCGTTCGGAGAGGACGCGGGCGCGGTTTTGGAGAGGGTCGAGAGTGCACGGCAGAAACTGTTCGAGGCCCGCGAGAGGCGCATACACCCGTACAAGGACGACAAGATCCTGACGGACTGGAACGGGCTCATGATCGCGGCGCTGTCGAAGGCGGCTTCGGCGTTCGGGGAGCCCCCGTATGCAGACGCCGCGAAAAAGGCGGCGGATTTCATACTGACCGCCATGCGCGGCGAAGACGGGAGACTGCTTCACCGCTACAGGACGGACGAGGCCGGCATAGCGGCGCACGCCGACGACTACGCATTCTTGATATGGGGGCTGTTGGAGCTTTACGAGGCCGCGTTCGACGCGGAATATCTAAGAACGGCCATAGCACTCCAGGAGGATATGAACGAGCACTATCTCGATACGGAAAGGGGAGGATATTATTTCACCGCGAACGACGCCGAGGAGATGATAATAAGGCACAAGGAGGTTTACGACGGCGCGGTGCCGTCGGCGAACTCCGCCGCGCTTTTAAATCTCCTCAGGATAGGGAGGATAACCGGGGACTCTTCCTACGAAGAGACGGCGGGGAATCTCGGAAAGGCGTTTTCGGCAGCGGTGGAGCAGGCCCCGAGCGCATACACGCAGCTTTTGTCGGGTCTCGATTTCGGCGTAGGGCCTTCGTACGAGGTCGTGATCTCGGGCGAGCGCGGAAGAGAGGACACGGAGAGGATGCTGGAGGCGCTCCGCGGACTTTACGCGCCGAACAAGGTTGTGCTCTTGAGGGAGCCCGGCCCGGGCATCCGGGACATTGCGCCGTTTACGAAAGAGCAGGACATGATAGACGGGAAGGCGGCGGCGTACGTGTGCATGAATTACGAATGCGAGCTGCCCGTAACCGAGCCTGAGAAAATCCGCGGGCTTCTGTCGAAATAG
- a CDS encoding dynamin family protein — protein sequence MQILDDKYSKIILEEKLLLKSLLGEISEVSGKELTERLRSVEESLDNLFSLVFIGEFSTGKSSVINSLLGEDVLPEGITPTTDEITIIRHDDTGGVSIENGMRYISVPQDRLKGIFIVDTPGTNVTIEQHEKITREFIPKADIVFFVIGAERAVTGSEAKLIQFVKDEWLKNIVFLLNKIDIARDDDELEKLLRHTSRELERAFGIKPHIIPVSARLAGEARLSGDAALAEKSGFGQLEEYIFRTLSEEERVKMKIRSTTNIALSLAAEAERALDEDMKKMADDVEKLGDFERKLESLESEMLQNSAQFTERIRSRLLEFKTRGIEFIDEFMRFGNIPKLISKQKIAKEFEYKVSRQTVNELEKDLDAMVVWTEKSARGLLDSTVDFYNRSIRPDSSSGTTGFMYDRTRLLDTVRSELETKRRAIDPGALGGNLVDSARAAVASVLGVQVGGLALGAAVVTAFSSLLVDITGILATIAVVATAFMILPKKRRDAMKEFSQKVDALIEEMISSIRSQLERDFDGIRLQAMDSLMPLKNFYKMEREKLTASRSRIQELKLKLEEINKSVN from the coding sequence ATGCAGATACTCGACGACAAATACTCGAAAATAATCCTCGAAGAGAAGCTCCTTCTCAAATCCCTCCTCGGTGAGATAAGCGAAGTCTCGGGCAAAGAGCTCACCGAAAGGCTCCGGTCCGTGGAAGAAAGCCTCGACAACCTCTTTTCCCTCGTTTTCATCGGCGAATTCAGCACGGGTAAATCCTCGGTAATAAATTCCCTCCTCGGCGAGGACGTGCTTCCCGAGGGCATAACGCCGACGACGGACGAAATCACCATAATACGGCACGACGACACTGGCGGCGTCAGCATCGAAAACGGTATGCGCTACATCTCCGTTCCCCAGGACAGGCTGAAGGGCATCTTCATAGTCGATACCCCCGGGACGAACGTCACGATAGAGCAGCACGAAAAGATCACGCGCGAGTTCATCCCGAAAGCGGACATAGTCTTTTTCGTCATCGGGGCCGAGCGCGCCGTAACGGGCAGCGAGGCGAAGCTGATCCAGTTCGTAAAGGACGAATGGCTCAAGAACATAGTCTTTCTCCTTAATAAAATAGACATAGCCAGGGACGACGACGAGCTGGAGAAGCTTCTCCGGCACACTTCACGCGAGCTCGAAAGGGCCTTCGGCATAAAGCCCCACATAATCCCCGTCTCCGCCCGCCTCGCGGGGGAGGCAAGGCTCTCGGGCGACGCCGCGCTCGCCGAAAAGAGCGGCTTCGGGCAGCTCGAAGAATACATCTTCCGCACACTCAGCGAAGAAGAACGCGTCAAGATGAAGATACGGAGCACGACGAACATCGCTCTCAGCCTCGCTGCAGAGGCCGAAAGGGCCCTCGACGAGGACATGAAAAAAATGGCCGACGACGTCGAGAAGCTCGGCGATTTCGAAAGGAAGCTCGAATCGCTCGAATCCGAGATGCTTCAAAACTCCGCGCAGTTCACCGAGAGGATAAGGAGCAGGCTCCTCGAATTCAAAACGCGCGGCATAGAATTCATAGACGAATTCATGAGGTTCGGTAACATCCCCAAGCTCATAAGCAAGCAGAAGATAGCGAAGGAGTTCGAATACAAGGTCTCGCGCCAGACGGTGAACGAGCTCGAAAAGGACCTCGACGCGATGGTCGTCTGGACCGAAAAATCCGCGAGGGGCCTTCTCGATTCGACCGTCGATTTTTACAACAGGTCCATAAGGCCCGACTCATCCTCCGGCACGACGGGCTTCATGTACGACAGGACGCGTCTTCTCGACACAGTCCGCTCCGAGCTCGAAACCAAGAGAAGGGCGATAGATCCCGGGGCGCTCGGCGGGAATCTCGTCGATTCCGCGCGCGCCGCCGTCGCCTCCGTCCTCGGGGTCCAGGTGGGCGGGCTAGCCCTCGGCGCTGCCGTCGTCACGGCGTTCTCCTCGCTCCTCGTCGACATAACCGGCATCCTCGCCACCATAGCCGTCGTGGCCACGGCGTTCATGATACTCCCCAAAAAACGCCGGGACGCCATGAAGGAATTCAGCCAGAAGGTAGACGCACTCATAGAAGAAATGATATCCTCGATCCGCTCCCAGCTCGAAAGGGATTTCGACGGCATACGGCTTCAGGCAATGGATTCCCTGATGCCGCTCAAGAATTTCTACAAGATGGAAAGAGAGAAGCTCACGGCCTCGCGGTCGCGCATACAAGAGCTGAAACTAAAGCTCGAAGAGATTAACAAGAGCGTGAATTAA
- a CDS encoding PilZ domain-containing protein, protein MKNGGYTKNELNLGEIAEGKGDTIRVLRRSTRVPYYKKLKYGLLGGRATDEGDNLKFTGFTFNLSEHGVGLEGSKGFPPNFRIRAALFTGEDTVKFEGTIRWLYHTHSEKWFMGIEITSHTDELKKIYALLFKTRGAGL, encoded by the coding sequence ATGAAGAATGGGGGATATACGAAAAATGAGCTCAATCTCGGGGAGATAGCCGAGGGAAAGGGGGATACGATAAGGGTACTCAGGCGCTCGACCAGGGTTCCCTATTACAAGAAACTGAAGTACGGGCTCCTCGGCGGCCGCGCTACGGACGAGGGGGACAACCTGAAGTTCACCGGGTTTACGTTCAACCTGTCGGAGCATGGCGTAGGGCTCGAAGGAAGCAAGGGATTCCCCCCTAATTTCAGGATCCGCGCCGCATTGTTCACGGGCGAAGATACCGTCAAATTCGAAGGAACGATAAGGTGGCTCTACCACACGCACTCGGAGAAATGGTTCATGGGGATAGAAATCACGAGCCATACCGATGAATTAAAAAAGATATACGCCCTACTTTTCAAGACCCGGGGTGCGGGCCTCTAG
- the typA gene encoding translational GTPase TypA → MRRDDIRNIAIIAHVDHGKTTLVDAMLRQGGVFREHQVVEERVMDSMDLERERGITIMAKNTAVHYKGIKINIVDTPGHADFGGEVERSLNMVDGAVLLVDASEGPLPQTRFVVKKALQKELPIILVINKIDRSDARPEEVINEVYDLFIELDANEEQIEFPIVYTNGKAGKAQMSLAESSNNLVPLFETIISSIPGPEVGDGGVTQFLITNLDYDNYVGRIAIGRLTNGVLEANRSYALCGEAGANTPVKISVLYTFDGLRKTQVDKLEAGDIAAIAGEDKVKIGDTVSDLENPVPLERIKVDEPTISMIFYVNNGPFAGKEGKFLTSRHIRDRLLREKLGNVAIDVKETDRADAYEVSGRGELQMVVLIEMMRREGYEFMVSKPRVLTRQENGKVTEPVERIFVDVPEAYVGAVTEAISSRKGRMENLRNNGNGRVDIEFLIPSRALIGFRSQFQIITKGSGVINTLFEGYEPWYGPIPQRSTGALVSDRSGKVTAYACLSMADRGELFVDVGTDVFEGMIVGERNRSGDLNVNITKEKKLTNMRSSTAETTVVLRPPRPLSLDQAIEFMAEDELVEITPSSQRLRKFELSSTKREIEIKREKKLNQ, encoded by the coding sequence ATGAGAAGAGACGACATACGTAACATTGCGATTATCGCTCACGTCGATCACGGGAAGACCACACTCGTCGACGCCATGCTGAGGCAAGGGGGGGTGTTCCGCGAGCACCAGGTGGTCGAGGAAAGGGTCATGGACTCGATGGACCTCGAAAGGGAGCGCGGGATCACGATAATGGCGAAGAATACAGCGGTCCATTATAAAGGCATCAAGATCAACATCGTGGATACCCCGGGGCACGCCGATTTCGGCGGAGAGGTCGAGCGGAGCCTCAACATGGTGGACGGTGCGGTGCTCCTGGTGGATGCGAGCGAGGGCCCCCTTCCGCAGACGCGCTTCGTCGTAAAGAAGGCGCTCCAGAAAGAGCTCCCGATAATCCTCGTCATAAACAAGATAGACAGGAGCGACGCGCGTCCCGAAGAGGTCATAAACGAAGTCTACGACCTCTTCATAGAGCTCGACGCCAACGAGGAGCAGATAGAATTCCCCATCGTATACACGAACGGCAAGGCCGGCAAGGCCCAGATGAGCCTCGCCGAATCCTCGAACAACCTCGTCCCGCTTTTCGAGACGATAATATCCTCTATACCGGGGCCCGAAGTCGGCGACGGCGGCGTAACCCAGTTCCTCATCACCAACCTCGACTACGACAACTACGTCGGCAGGATAGCCATAGGCCGCCTCACGAACGGCGTCCTCGAAGCCAACCGCTCCTACGCCCTCTGCGGCGAGGCCGGCGCGAATACGCCCGTAAAGATCTCGGTGCTATACACGTTCGACGGCCTCCGGAAAACCCAGGTCGATAAACTCGAGGCCGGCGACATCGCCGCCATAGCCGGCGAAGACAAGGTCAAGATAGGAGACACCGTCTCAGACCTCGAAAACCCCGTCCCGCTCGAACGCATAAAGGTAGACGAGCCCACGATCTCGATGATCTTCTACGTCAACAACGGCCCCTTCGCCGGAAAGGAGGGGAAGTTCCTCACCTCCCGCCACATACGCGACAGGCTCCTCCGTGAAAAGCTCGGCAACGTCGCCATAGACGTAAAGGAGACGGACAGGGCCGACGCCTACGAAGTCTCCGGCCGCGGCGAGCTCCAGATGGTTGTCCTCATCGAAATGATGCGCCGCGAGGGCTACGAGTTCATGGTGTCAAAACCGAGGGTCCTCACACGCCAGGAAAACGGCAAGGTCACCGAGCCCGTAGAGCGCATATTCGTCGACGTCCCCGAGGCCTACGTCGGCGCCGTCACGGAGGCCATATCGTCCAGGAAAGGCCGCATGGAAAACCTCCGCAACAACGGCAACGGCAGGGTGGATATAGAGTTCCTCATCCCCTCCCGCGCCCTCATCGGGTTCAGGAGCCAGTTCCAGATAATTACCAAGGGCTCGGGCGTCATAAACACCCTCTTCGAGGGCTACGAGCCCTGGTACGGGCCGATACCCCAGCGGTCTACGGGCGCGCTCGTTTCCGACAGGTCGGGGAAGGTCACGGCCTACGCCTGCCTATCCATGGCCGACAGGGGCGAGCTCTTCGTAGACGTAGGGACGGATGTCTTCGAGGGCATGATAGTCGGCGAAAGGAACCGGAGCGGCGACCTCAACGTCAACATTACCAAAGAAAAGAAGCTCACCAACATGCGGAGCTCGACGGCCGAAACCACGGTCGTGCTCAGGCCCCCGAGGCCCCTCTCGCTCGACCAGGCGATAGAGTTCATGGCCGAGGACGAGCTCGTCGAGATAACCCCTTCGAGCCAGAGGCTCCGTAAATTCGAGCTCAGCTCCACAAAGCGCGAGATAGAAATAAAACGCGAAAAGAAACTTAACCAGTAA
- a CDS encoding DUF938 domain-containing protein, giving the protein MVEKPYSQSSENNKEPILAVLKEAFKDASFVLEIGSGTGQHAAFFAANLPHLVWQPTDLPENLPGIKLWVDEAGLPNLKDPIVLNVADALWPVEKADGVFSANTLHIMSESRVGCLFDGIEVVMRGGGTLCIYGPFNYGGDYTSESNAKFDEWLKGRDPESGIKDFEWVNALAERAGFTLVKDHEMPVNNRLLEWRKTP; this is encoded by the coding sequence ATTGTGGAAAAGCCGTACAGCCAGTCGAGCGAAAACAATAAAGAGCCGATACTCGCCGTCCTTAAAGAGGCGTTCAAGGACGCGTCTTTCGTCCTCGAAATCGGCAGCGGCACAGGTCAGCACGCCGCCTTCTTCGCGGCGAACCTCCCGCACCTCGTCTGGCAGCCCACGGACCTCCCCGAAAATCTCCCCGGCATCAAGTTATGGGTGGACGAGGCCGGGCTACCGAACCTTAAAGACCCCATAGTCCTTAACGTCGCCGACGCGCTCTGGCCGGTCGAAAAGGCCGACGGCGTCTTCTCGGCGAACACACTCCACATCATGAGCGAGTCCCGCGTCGGATGTCTTTTCGACGGCATAGAGGTCGTCATGAGAGGGGGCGGCACGCTCTGCATATACGGCCCCTTCAACTACGGCGGGGACTATACGAGCGAGAGCAACGCAAAATTCGACGAGTGGCTCAAGGGCAGGGATCCCGAAAGCGGAATAAAGGACTTCGAATGGGTTAACGCCCTCGCCGAGCGCGCGGGATTCACGCTCGTAAAGGACCACGAGATGCCCGTCAACAACAGGCTCCTCGAATGGCGCAAAACACCGTGA